One segment of Colius striatus isolate bColStr4 chromosome 11, bColStr4.1.hap1, whole genome shotgun sequence DNA contains the following:
- the SGO2 gene encoding shugoshin 2, translating to MVSREALETSFSLSGVRERMREKKKALRTAKLNASLASKIKTKIINNSSTIKLSLKHNNKALAMALNVEKANSQRLTQEKTILQKEVEQCHFQNAVLRHKLCFLTNTLKEVENLMAAVRKARLTEFHTSSTFLSNGQKSSLTEDSWADDIADGQLVRAAGMPMRVPISKPYDAGQQGGSSTAAQTSSLHLQRPSNGPLKVVPVASKDTSTLQPAEKPQSHLEENVKKPTEATEAQEAFLDSHIFEEDLHDTLQNPDNLPMLARESHHLSYESDEMAKHLFDRLSQGHVTQRRKPSTLFAISTPSSGVDIFPSVSSTQAARRSMMDSSNSNKSNTQPQVKSPSSMVSPTQNTIVPDRKSLSQEIFCDQPQAKETECSVEVDPKYSQVPEFVPVKVKSKGDRKTGEKTTVKKARTTKKEKKVIKNNAESSPDVPQGEESAQNAKKLLQPKVATCSGEFEVSEMRQKAYAGVFDRKNRGCGVEQHSCSPDEVQDLRRTHVGNPAKLHSLASGDLLQQVSNEAIFEIQSVESLSKSPVHTFSGHEVHSDDSSLQIFLMEETLSACALQEDSSVSTKSIRQKTNRKPRVMRQRDDSEKENLPCVKTSEAKAEEQPQRSQISRKKTVRKSSCSDQRNEIGVSEPCIGVQGLAKESTKDIPAKPKCDRKTYIVCPLDFAGNLGCVQTDFEGGEIVPPSSIPGSNASTIPRVQRRVAAQSNKKQTRSLQKKGQAKADDVNASKKETYPKSNPRRKRKASRPPETDSLAQPSNVTKELTGSSAVLASKQTVLMGNFSCITNLLSETNAFLEEQIADISLGKNLMDLSQDLECSSVICSAASSVKSRLKNVSVSKSLSTEGNQMPEKSCIQLESSLTFKENTPEEVPGERNQIDSSSRSSPSQEPEMRPLQDLTNAGRLSSSISEVSRRSSRRRGDPPCYVMPKLSSKLRQGDPFTDTNFLYCPVYKTKKTTLKRKAMTKNIQVKKEQLPEGCPSAKAGKLITMGREMKSEVKW from the exons ATGGTATCGCGGGAGGCTTTGGAAACGTCCTTCAGCCTGAGCGGCGTGAGAGAGCGGATGCGAGAGAAGAAAAAGGCCTTGAGGACCGCGAAGTTGAATGCCTCGCTTGCatcaaaaatcaaaacaaaaatcatta ACAACTCCTCCACTATTAAACTCTCCCTAAAGCACAACAATAAAGCACTGGCCATGGCCCTGAATGTGGAGAAAGCCAATTCACAGCGGCTTACCCAGGAGAAGACCATCTTGCAGAAGGAGGTGGAGCAGTGCCACTTCCAGAATGCTGTGCTGCGGCACAAGCTCTGCTTCCTG ACTAACACTTTGAAAGAAGTTGAAAACCTTATGGCTGCAGTTAGGAAGGCCCGGCTGACTGAG ttTCATACAAGTTCTACATTCTTGTCCAATGGCCAGAAGAGCAGCCTGACTGAAGATAGCTGGGCTGATGATATTGCAGATGGTCAGCTTGTCAG ggctgcagggatgccGATGAGGGTGCCCATTTCCAAGCCATATGATGCAGGACAGCAAGGTGgcagctccacagcagcacagacatcCTCACTACATCTTCAGAGACCTTCTAATGGACCACTGAAAGTGGTGCCTGTTGCCTCCAAAGACACTTCAACACTGCAACCTGCTGAGAAGCCTCAGTCCCACCTGGAAGAGAATGTGAAGAAGCCAACTGAAGCAACGGAAGCACAAGAGGCTTTTCTTGACTCTCACATCTTTGAAG AGGACTTGCATGACACCCTACAAAATCCCGACAATTTGCCAATGCTTGCCAGGGAAAGTCatcatctttcatatgagagtGATGAGATGGCAAAACATTTATTTGATCGTCTCTCCCAAGGGCATGTTACACAGAGGAGAAAGCCTTCCACCCTGTTTGCAATAAGCACTCCATCTTCTGGTGTGGATATCTTCCCAAGTGTCAGTTCCACTCAGGCAGCTCGGCGGAGTATGATGGACAGCAGCAACTCCAACAAGAGCAACACACAGCCACAGGTGAAATCTCCCAGTTCCATGGTTTCACCTACTCAAAACACTATTGTTCCTGATAGAAAATCTTTGAGTCAAGAGATTTTCTGTGATCAGCCACAGGCTAAAGAAACAGAATGTAGCGTTGAAGTAGATCCCAAGTATAGCCAAGTCCCTGAGTTTGTTCCTGTAAAGGTTAAAAGCAAAGGTGATCGTAAAACTGGTGAGAAAACAACTGTTAAAAAAGCAAggacaacaaaaaaggaaaaaaaagtaattaaaaacaatGCAGAAAGTAGTCCTGATGTACCTCAAGGTGAGGAGAGTGCTCAAAATGCAAAGAAGCTTCTTCAGCCGAAAGTTGCAACATGTTCTGGTGAGTTTGAAGTCTCTGAGATGAGGCAGAAGGCTTATGCTGGGGTTTTTGACAGGAAGAACAGAGGCTGTGGTGTAGAGCAACATTCCTGCTCTCCTGATGAAGTCCAAGATCTCAGAAGAACACACGTGGGGAATCCAGCAAAGCTGCACAGTCTTGCAAGTGGTGACTTATTGCAACAGGTTTCAAATGAAGCCATCTTTGAGATCCAAAGTGTGGAGAGCTTGTCAAAAAGCCCAGTTCATACCTTCTCTGGTCATGAAGTTCACTCAGATGATTCCAGCCTACAAATTTTTTtgatggaagagaccttgagTGCCTGTGCTTTGCAAGAGGACTCAAGTGTGAGCACAAAGAGCATCAGACagaaaaccaacagaaaacctAGAGTAATGAGGCAAAGAGATGACTCTGAGAAGGAAAATTTGCCATGTGTGAAAACATCTGAGGCCAAAGCTGAAGAACAGCCTCAAAGAAGCCAGATAAGCAGAAAGAAGACGGTCAGGAAAAGCAGTTGTAGTGATCAGAGAAATGAAATTGGTGTTTCTGAGCCATGTATAGGTGTTCAAGGACTAGCTAAGGAGAGCACAAAGGATATACCAGCTAAACCGAAATGTGACAGGAAAACTTATATTGTCTGTCCTTTGGATTTTGCAGGAAACTTGGGTTGTGTCCAGACAGATTTTGAAGGGGGTGAAATTGTACCTCCCAGCTCTATTCCTGGGAGCAATGCTAGCACAATCCCCAGAGTTCAGAGGAGGGTAGCTGCTCAGAGCAATAAAAAACAGACAAGGAGCCTCCAAAAAAAGGGGCAAGCTAAGGCTGACGACGTGAATGCTTCGAAAAAAGAAACCTATCCCAAATCAAATCCTCGGAGGAAGAGGAAGGCCTCTAGACCTCCAGAGACTGATTCCCTGGCCCAGCCAAGTAATGTTACCAAGGAGCTCACTGGAAGTTCAGCAGTACTTGCATCCAAGCAAACTGTCCTGATGGGGAATTTTTCGTGCATTACAAATCTCTTGTCTGAGACAAATGCCTTCCTGGAGGAGCAGATAGCTGATATATCACTTGGAAAGAATCTTATGGACCTTTCGCAGGATCTCGAATGCTCCTCTGTGATCTGTTCTGCAGCTTCATCTGTCAAATCCAGGCTTAAAAATGTATCAGTCTCCAAGAGCTTAAGTACTGAGGGCAACCAGATGCCTGAGAAATCATGCATTCAGCTAGAAAGCTCCCtgacatttaaagaaaacaccCCAGAGGAAGTGCCTGGTGAAAGAAACCAGATTGACTCAAGTTCTCGGAGTTCACCTTCACAGGAACCTG AGATGAGGCCACTACAGGACTTGACCAATGCTGGGAGACTGTCTTCCTCCATTTCAGAAGTGTCAAGGCGCTCATCCAGGAGGAGAGGGGACCCACCCTGCTATGTAATGCCAAAACTCTCAAG CAAACTGAGGCAGGGTGACCCGTTTACAGATACAAATTTCCTCTACTGCCCGGTCTACAAAACCAAGAAGACGACTCTCAAACGCAAGGCAATGACCAAGAATATTCAAGTGAAAAAAGAACAGCTTCCTGAAGGATGTCCCAGTGCCAAGGCAGGCAAGCTAATAACAATGGGAAGAGAGATGAAGTCAGAAGTAAAATGGTAG
- the C11H2orf80 gene encoding LOW QUALITY PROTEIN: uncharacterized protein C2orf80 homolog (The sequence of the model RefSeq protein was modified relative to this genomic sequence to represent the inferred CDS: substituted 1 base at 1 genomic stop codon), translating into MERKRLKKELERLLVDYVGIRLRENEFDPRGQRXPTLLDDMVHYNLAFSVALLWLGDLHAQTRENVSLAAHNQYTYPNRIEREAMILSSYAGIIMNNIPIEEIFEIYSMRPSEAHCQSSVNDHWIQPPKVSMHPFAMLTAPEAAEHAWKQSIKCQTAVAYQKTNLCSTRKSKKDSRGKQQVDKAGLKNSLKAGAAEAEQGISLEKPGTDSKVKNAKEPKT; encoded by the exons atggaaagaaaacgCCTGAAGAAAGAGCTTGAAAGACTCTT GGTAGATTATGTTGGCATCAGATTACGAGAAAATGAATTTGATCCAAGAGGACAAAGGTAGCCTACTCTTCTAGATGACATG GTCCATTACAACTTAGCCTTCAGTGTTGCTTTACTGTGGCTAGGTGACTTGCATGCTCAGACTAGAGAAAATGTGAGT CTTGCAGCTCACAACCAATACACGTATCCCAACCGAATTGAGAGAGAAGCAATGATATTATCTTCATATGCTGGAATAATAATG AACAACATTCCTATTGAAGAGATCTTTGAGATTTACAGCATGAGACCCTCAGAAGCACACTGTCAGAGCTCTGTAAAT GACCACTGGATTCAACCTCCCAAGGTCTCCATGCATCCATTTGCCATGCTGACTGCCCCTGAAGCTGCAGAGCATGCCTGGAAGCAAA gcatcaagtGCCAGACAGCAGTGGCATATCAAAAGACCAACCTTTGTTCAACAAGAAAATCTAAAAAAGACAGCAGAGGAAAGCAACAAGTGGACAAAGCAGGTCTGAAGAATTCACTCAAGGCA ggagctgcagaagcagaacaAGGAATCTCTCTAGAGAAGCCTGGAACAGATTCAAAAGTAAAGAATGCAAAGGAACCAAAGACATAA
- the LOC133626343 gene encoding LOW QUALITY PROTEIN: gamma-crystallin D-like (The sequence of the model RefSeq protein was modified relative to this genomic sequence to represent the inferred CDS: substituted 2 bases at 2 genomic stop codons): MIYENPNYSGXQYFFKRGHYPDFQMWFSPCDSISSCHVSLQNSVSHKIQLYEQKELXGQILELIDDCSSVLDHIHLPKICCLNISGGSVKCTTSGLGSIY; the protein is encoded by the exons ATGATTTATGAGAACCCCAATTACTCAGgatgacagtatttttttaaaaggggaCACTATCCTGACTTTCAGATGTGGTTCAGTCCCTGTGACTCCATCAGCTCTTGCCATGTAAGTCTTCAG AATTCTGTTTCCCACAAAATTCAGCTCTATGAACAAAAGGAGCTCTGAGGCCAAATACTGGAGCTGATTGATGATTGCTCATCAGTCCTAGACCACATCCATCTCCCCAAGATCTGTTGCCTCAATATTTCAGGTGGCTCTGTGAAATGCACAACTTCAGGATTAGGAAGTATTTACTGA